GAGACGCGGCCGAAGTCCATGGCCACGGTCGTCGTCGACTTCAGCGGCGTCATGCCCAGGTCGTCGATCCCCGCGGAGGCGTCGGTCATCACCGCCTCCGTGGTCAACGGCATGATCTCCGACACCGCGCCGACGAACGTCGTCTTGCCCACCCCGAAACCGCCGGCCACGACGATCTTCGTCGAGGTGAGTCCGGGGCTAGAGCCTGCGAAGTCCACTGAGCACCCTTTCGAGCAAATTCACATCGGGCCGGCCGGCGTCCTCCAGCTGTGGCTGGTGCACGCGGACCAGGCCCTCGGCCGCCATGTCAGCGATCAGCACGCGGACCACGCCGAGGGGGATCCGGAGAAGGGCGGAGACCTCCGCGACGGACCGGACCTGCCGGCAGAGTTGGCTGATCGCCTGGTACTCCGGCGTGATATGCGAGAACTCCCGGTGCTCGGCCGTCGCCGAGGACACCAGGGCCTCCATCGCCAGCTTGACCCGCGGCGCCGTCCGTCCACCGGTCACGGCGTAGGGGCGGACGGGCGATGCGGGGTCCGGGTTCAGCTGCGGCTGGGGTTGGGACTGGGGCTGAGGCTGCGACTCGGGCGCCCAACCGCCGCTGTTCCATCTGGGGTCCGTCATTCCATCACCTGGTCTGGCTGGCACGCAGCTCCGCGCGCACAGCGGGGGTCAGCACCTGCCCGGCGCGCTCGACCATCAGCGTCATCTGGTAGGCCACCAGGCCCATGTCGCAGTCAGGGGCGGCCAGGACCGCCAGGCACGAGCCGTCGCTGATCGACATGATCAGCATGAGCCCGCGTTGCATCTCCACGATCGTCTGGTTGACCGCCCCTCCCTCGAACACCCTGGCCGCGCCCTGGGTCAGGCTGACCAGCCCGGACGCGATGGCGGCCAGCTGGTCGGCGCGGTCGGCCGGGAAGCCCGAAGAGGCGGCCAGCGGCAGTCCGTCCGATGAGACGACCACCGCGTGCGCGACACCCGGGACCGTGCTGACGAAGTCGGTGATCAACCAATCCACCCCGCGTGCCGCGTGGCTCAGCTCGTTCATGCGCCCTCCTCCCTTTCGTCGTTCCGCGGGCCAGCGGAGAACGCCCTGCCCTCGCTGATGTCGTCGCGCGCCGCGCGGAAGCCCTGCTGGAAGCTGGACAGGCGGTTGCGGACCCGGTCCGGCGAGACCGACGGCATCGGCGTCACGCCCTTGGGCGCGGCCGCCGTGCCTGCCGAGCCCGGCACCAGGTTGGCCTTCGGCACCCGTTTGGGCAGCCCGGCGGCCGTCGATCCGTCACGTACCGGCTCCACCACGGCCTCCGCGGCGCTCCATCCCTCGTCCGCCTTGCTGGGGTTCCAGCTCTTGTCGCGCCCGAACCAGGCGGACTCTACGGCGGCGAAGATCGGCAGGTAGTCGTCACCGGCGGAGGCGGGCGGGACCGCCGGTATGGGGCCGGTGTCCCCGGCGTCGTCGGTGTACTCGAACCCCGGGCGCTGCGGCGGCATCGTGTCGCCGCTCCAGCCGCCGGGCGGCGGCTCGGGCGCCACCGGCCGTTTGGGCAGGCTGCCGCCGTTCCAGGCGGAGGTGCGGGGCGGCGACCAGACGTCGGAGCCGTCGAAGCCGCGCGGCTCCGGGGTCCAGGAGGCGGCGTCGGGCTGCCAGCCGGGCGGCTGCGGCCAGCCGTTCGCCTCCGGGTTCGAGGGGAAGGACGGGTGGCCGGGGCCGAGCTGGGCGGGCGGCTGCGGCCAGTCGAGGGCGGGCGGCGCGGGGTGCGGGCCCGCGTAGGGCTCGTCCCCTCCCCCGCCGGCGCCGGAGAAGGCGGCCATCGGGGTGTCGCCGGCGAAGGCGGGCGGTTGCGTGAACGGCTGCCCGTACGGCGGCTGCCCCAGAGGCGGGCCCGAATGCTGGCCCATGGCCGGCGCGGACGGCTGGTCGAACACGGGCGGCGGGCTGTACGACGGGTTGACGGACGGGTTGTACGAGGGGGGCTGGTTGCCGGAGAACGACGGCATGCCCGCGACGTGCGCGGGAGCCTGCCCGCCCAGCATGTTCTCCGGGATGAGCACCATGGCGGTCAGCCCGCCGGAGGCGTGCGGGCGGAGCTGCACCCGGATGCCGTGGCGGTGCGCCAGGCGGGCGACCACGAACAGGCCCATGCGGCGGGAGACCGACACGTCCACGGACGGCGCCTCGGTCAGCCGGTCGTTGGCCTGGGCCAGCTCGTCCTGGGTCATGCCGATGCCGTTGTCGGTGATCGACAGCATGACGCCGCCGCCGTCGATGCGGCTGCCGGAGACGGTCACGCGGGTCTCGCGCGGAGAGAACGACAGCGCGTTCTCCACCAGCTCGGCCAGCAGGTGGATGACGTCGTTGACGGCCTGCCCGGCGACCGAGACGCCATCGGGCACCTGGAGCACCACCCGCTCGTAGTTCTCGACCTCCGACAGCGAGGCGCGGGCCACGTCCACCAGCTTGACCGGCTGGCTCCAGCGGCGCGGCGGCTCCTGGCCGGCGAGCACCAGCAGGTTCTCGCTGTTGCGCCGCATACGGGTGGCCAGGTGGTCCAGCTTGAACAGGTTGCCGAGGCGCTGCTCGTCCTGCTCGCCCTGCTCCAGCCCGTCGATCAGGGTGATCTGCCGCTCGACCAGCGTCTGGCTGCGCCGCGACAGGTTCACGAACATCGCGTTGACGTTGCTGCGGAGGCGGGCCTCCTCGCCGGCCAGCCGGACCGCCTCGCGGTGCACCTCGTCGAAGGCGCGGGCGACCTCGCCGATCTCGTCGTGGGTGTCGACGCTGATCGGGGCGACCGGGCCGGGGCTGCCGTCGGTGCTCTCGCGCAGCGCCTTGACGGTCTCGGGCAGGCGCTGCCCGGCGATGTCGAGGGCCTCGCGGCGCAGCCGGCGCAGCGGCCGGATGAGCGAGCGGGCGATGAGCGAGATGATCGAGATCACGACGAGCAGCAGGAGCAGGATGAGGCCGCCGGAGATCATCGCCGAGCGGTTGGCGCCCTCCTCCAGGCCGCGGGCCCGCAGGATCACCGAGGAGGCGAGGTCCTTCTCCACGCTGCGCAGGGCGTCGATCTTGCCGGTGCTGACCTCGAACCACGTGGTGACGTCCTTGCTGACGGGGACGCC
The Actinomadura luzonensis genome window above contains:
- a CDS encoding DUF742 domain-containing protein, whose translation is MTDPRWNSGGWAPESQPQPQSQPQPQLNPDPASPVRPYAVTGGRTAPRVKLAMEALVSSATAEHREFSHITPEYQAISQLCRQVRSVAEVSALLRIPLGVVRVLIADMAAEGLVRVHQPQLEDAGRPDVNLLERVLSGLRRL
- a CDS encoding nitrate- and nitrite sensing domain-containing protein; the encoded protein is MRTQSAEASADREPHAHQKQQPSKPSSRRFGLGNWHVRSRLIALIVVPTAVAVGLGGLSVITSLNDAHTYQTLRQVAEFSEQLGAVTHELAFERDQTALFIAQGRPREREAQLQTTYSGVDALIDGAKQRGQVIGDTHGDAVRPVLRRLEEIPTLRATAVKGKIQPLPMIDKYSQIIAALLQFHDQVGQVAVDDEVNHSASAMAAIARAKEQASKQRGILASALDKKSFDSGELEALTDAKAREESEETLFATLANLDQLELYRNTVVGRDVDQTDLFRLRAMAQASESKPLGIGVPVSKDVTTWFEVSTGKIDALRSVEKDLASSVILRARGLEEGANRSAMISGGLILLLLLVVISIISLIARSLIRPLRRLRREALDIAGQRLPETVKALRESTDGSPGPVAPISVDTHDEIGEVARAFDEVHREAVRLAGEEARLRSNVNAMFVNLSRRSQTLVERQITLIDGLEQGEQDEQRLGNLFKLDHLATRMRRNSENLLVLAGQEPPRRWSQPVKLVDVARASLSEVENYERVVLQVPDGVSVAGQAVNDVIHLLAELVENALSFSPRETRVTVSGSRIDGGGVMLSITDNGIGMTQDELAQANDRLTEAPSVDVSVSRRMGLFVVARLAHRHGIRVQLRPHASGGLTAMVLIPENMLGGQAPAHVAGMPSFSGNQPPSYNPSVNPSYSPPPVFDQPSAPAMGQHSGPPLGQPPYGQPFTQPPAFAGDTPMAAFSGAGGGGDEPYAGPHPAPPALDWPQPPAQLGPGHPSFPSNPEANGWPQPPGWQPDAASWTPEPRGFDGSDVWSPPRTSAWNGGSLPKRPVAPEPPPGGWSGDTMPPQRPGFEYTDDAGDTGPIPAVPPASAGDDYLPIFAAVESAWFGRDKSWNPSKADEGWSAAEAVVEPVRDGSTAAGLPKRVPKANLVPGSAGTAAAPKGVTPMPSVSPDRVRNRLSSFQQGFRAARDDISEGRAFSAGPRNDEREEGA
- a CDS encoding roadblock/LC7 domain-containing protein — its product is MNELSHAARGVDWLITDFVSTVPGVAHAVVVSSDGLPLAASSGFPADRADQLAAIASGLVSLTQGAARVFEGGAVNQTIVEMQRGLMLIMSISDGSCLAVLAAPDCDMGLVAYQMTLMVERAGQVLTPAVRAELRASQTR